In the genome of Calothrix sp. PCC 6303, the window TAATTTACTGGCTTTACCAGCAGGTGCGATCGCAGATGTCGTGGATCGGCGTAAAATGCTGTTATTTACTCAAAGTTGGATGCTGTTAGTTACGACTTTATTGGGTGCATCAACTATCTCACCGGGATTGTTTCATAGCAATCACCTCTGAGGTATTTTCACTGAACCCAATTTATTTATGACGACCACAAACATAATCAGAAGTTCGTGAATTAATGGGCTTTGTGAATATTTGTACAGTTGTGCCAAATTCTAACATTTGTGATGTACCTTTTTCGTCGCTACTAAAAAAAGCAGTAAAATCGGAGATTCGGGAAGCAAATTGAGTATCTTGGGTAGCTATGACAATTGTCATTTGCCCGCGTAAACTCTGAATAATTTCTTCTATTTTTACACTTGCTGCTGCTCCTAAGGAACCACAGGGTTCATCCATTAATAATACCTTGGGCTTGACTGCTAAGGCACGGGCGATACATAACTGTTGTTGCAGCAGAATTGGTAAATCTAAGGCTGATTTATAGAGTCGGTGCCTGACATCATCCCATAATCCGGCGCGCTTGATGGCAAATTCAACGATGTGATCTAGTTCTGATTTCGGATACCACCCTGTCAATTTAATACCATAGGCTACATTTTCGTAAGTACTAACTGGGAAAATGTTGGGTGTCTGGAATATGCTACTAACTTGACGACGTAGACGGCTTAAATTAATTCTACGACCATAGATATTTTGACCAAAAAACTCAATAGTTCCTTCTATTTTGATATTTGCTTCTAATTCAATTAGGCGATTAAGTGATTTTAAAAATGCTGACTTTCCAGAATGTGGTGAGCCAATAATTGCTGTGATTTGATTTTCATAAATACTTAGGTAAACATCAGACAATAAATGTTTTGAATTGTAATATAAATTGAATTTTTCGACGTTAATTGCTGAGACGGTTTTCTGCATAAAATTTATTTAAATTTAAATCTGTATTATTTGTTTTGATGATATTTGACCTTTGGCAACAAGTCTTTAAAGACGTTCGTCTAATTCGATGATTGAATTATTATTTAGTTATCTGAAAAATGCAATTTAAGGGTTATTAATTATTTGGACAATGATTGTTTTTATGACTATTAGGTAATCCAGCAAACAACTTTAACTAATTTTCAGAAAAGAATACAAAATTGCATCTTTATCGAAAAAAGTTCTCTCAATATTATTAGCTTGTAAACAAACCGAGAGATATTGATATAGTTTACTCAAAATTTTTGCTAAAAAACTTCTCAATTGTGTTCCTAATTACTATTAACTTAAGCTTAATCAAATTATAACTTGTTTTTCCCTAAAAGTTAAAGTCGATTGTCTGTAAAAATAATCACTTCTTAATGTTATGCAAAGATTCTAAAGATTGTGTGTTCAACAAAAATATACACGTCTTTAAGTGGGGAGTAAGTTTTGTGAGTAGATTTAACTTGAAAGTATTGGGTGCGGTAGCATCTATAGCAGCAACAGTCGGTGTTTCAATTCCGATGGCAATGTCGCAAAATCAAGGCATTAGAATCGATGGTTCCAGTACTGTTTTTCCAGTTAGTCAAGTTGCCGCTGAAGGATTTCAAAGAGGAACAGGTGGTAAAGTCCGTGTGACTGTAGGTGTTTCAGGTACTGGTGGTGGGTTCCAAAAGTTTTGCCGTGGTGAGATCGATATCTCTAATGCTTCTCGTCCAATTTTGCAGAAGGAAATTAGTGCTTGTAAAGCTGCTGGAATCAAATATATAGAGGTTCCTATCGCTTTTGATGGAATTACTGTTGTTGTGAATCCCCAAAATAATTGGGCTAAAAATTTATCAACTGCTGAACTTAGAAAAATTTGGGAACCTGGAGCACAGGGTAAGATTAATAACTGGAGTCAGGTTAGAAGTGGATTTCCTAACCAACCATTAAAGTTATTTGGACCTGGTACAAAATCGGGTACATTTGACTACTTTACTGAAGCTATAAATGGTAAATCAAAGCAAAGCCGTCCCGATTATAGTGCTTCTGAAGATGACAATGCACTAGTTAGCGGTGTTTCCCGCGATAAAAATGCTTTGGGTTACTTTGGATATGATTACTACGCTGCTAACAAAAACAAACTTAAAGCTGTGGCAGTAAATGGTGTCTTACCTTCGGAAGCTACCATCAAGAGTGGTCAATACAACCCTCTTTCACGTCCTTTGTTCATCTACGTCAATGCTAAATCTGCTAGTAAACCAGAGGTTAAGCAGTTTGTGGCATTCTACCTGAATAATGGTGCCAATATTGCCAAAGCAGCCAAAACAGTTCCTTTACCTGGTAATGTATACAGTTCTGCTTTAAGTAGATTCAACTCTGGAAAAACTGGTTCTGTATTTGGTGGTAAGGAAAAAGTCGGGGTGACTGTCGGTCAATTGATGGGTACACCAAGAGATTAGTGATCTGTTTGTTGAATTTCGATGTGTCAGATCCCCAACTTCTTGGAGAGGTTGGGGATCTGATGCATTACAGAGAATTGAGTTGAAATGAAAGGGAAGACTGTGGCTAAAGCATTAAAGCGATCGCATAATTACCAAGATCAATTATCTCCCAAATTGTGGCGAAATATCCTCGAAAAAGGGATTGAGATTGTGTTATTTCTCGCTGCATTTTCATCTGTGGCAACCACTGCGGGGATTATTGGGACTTTGCTGTTTGAATCGGTCAAATTCTTCCAAAATGTCGCCCTAATGAAAATAGCTGTGATTCAAGGCATATCTGTAGAGGAATTAGCTGCGAATACCACTGTCTCGGTTGGTGCCTTTTTTGATGCCGTATTTAGCTTTATTTTGGGTACTTCTTGGGCACCTGGTTTTGAACCTCCCCAAATTGGGGTGTTACCATTGGTTTCTGGGACAATCGTGACTACGGTAGTGGCTTTGTTTGTCGCTGTACCTTTGGGAACTATTGCTGCTATATATCTCAGTGAATTTGCTCGTCCTAGGGTGAGGGAAGTAGTCAAACCAGCTTTGGAACTACTGGCTGGTGTACCAACGGTGGTGTATGGTTACTTTGCACTGTTATTTGTGACACCAATATTACAAGCAATTCTACCAACTTTGGGTGCTTCTAGTATGTTGAGTGCAGGTTTAGTGATGGGAGTTATGATTATTCCCTACATTAGCTCACTCAGTGAAGATGCCATGCGCTCTGTACCTAATTATCTGCGAGAAGGTTCCTATGCGATGGGTTCTACCCGATTTCAAACAGCTACAAAGGTAGTGCTACCCTCAGCAATATCGGGAATTAGTGCAGCATATATTTTAGGAATTTCCCGCGCAATTGGGGAGACAATGATAGTAGCGATCGCATCTGGTGGACAACCTAACCTCACTCTCAATCCCATGGATCCCGGACAGACAATGACTGCATACATTGTGGAGGTGAGTAAGGGTGATGTGGCTTATGGAACTTTGGATTATGAAAGTATCTTTGCAGTGGGATTAACTTTGTTTTTGATGACTTTAATTTTTAATATTATCGGTCATTGGTTAACTAAGCGCTATCGAGAAGTTTATTAAAAAACAAGTAATGAGTAATTAGTAATGAGTCTCTAAGCGCTTTTCCCCTACTCACCACTCACTTACAAGTTAGGGGAATTAGCCTCCCAACTTGTTAAAACTAACTAAAAATTAATGATGAATAGTCCAAATATTCAAAAAATTCGCCAAGTTATTGCCCGTAACAAACGTTCTGACAATATTTTTAGCATTATTGGCTTATTGTCGATGGGATTGGCAATCTTAGTATTATTGGCTTTAATTTTCGATTTATTCATAGATGGTTTCCCCCGTTTAACTGGACAATTTTTCACCTCTTTTGCCAGTAGTGATGCCAAACAAGCAGGGATCTTAGCAGCTTGGGTAGGAACCCTATTAGTAATGTTAGTCACTGCATTTGCCTCAATTCCCCTAGGTGTCGCAGCAGGGATTTACTTGGAAGAATATGCCCAGAAAAACTGGTTTACAAATTTAATCGAAATTAATGTGGCAAATTTAGCTGCCGTACCTTCGATTATTTACGGAATGCTGGGTTTGGGTGTCTTTGTCTATGGGTTTAAATTAGGACAAAGTATCATTGCTGCCGGATTGACTTTGACATTGCTAATTTTACCTATAGTAATTGTTGCTACCCGTGAAGCCTTGAGGGCAGTTCCTAGTAGTATTCGGGAAGCAGCTTATGCTTGCGGTGCTTCTAAATGGCAAACGATTTGGGATCACATCCTCAAATACTCATTTGGGACAATTCTCACAGGAATTATAGTTGCTTTATCACGGGCAATTGGCGAAACAGCCCCCCTAATTGTGGTGGGTGCAGTTGCCTTTATCGCCTTTTTACCCGACTCTTTGTCATCGCAGTACACAGTCATGCCAATTCAGATGTATCGCTGGACAGACGTACCTGATACCGAATTCCAAATAAATGCTGCTGCCGCAGGTTTGGTACTAGTATTTATGACTTTAGCAATGAACGCGATCGCTATTTATCTTCGTTACCGTCTCAGGAAGCATATCACATGGTAGAAACTAGTTTAGCAAAATCACAATTACCCATCAAAGCAGCGGTAAATTACCTCAACTTTTATTATGGTGGCACTAAACATGCCCTAAAAGATGTCACCATGCCAGTATGCGATCGCAAAGTCACAGCGTTGATTGGTCCATCGGGATGCGGTAAAACTACTCTGTTGCGCTGCTTTAATCGGATGCATGATTTATACCCCGGTAATAAATACCGTGGTGAGATCGCCTTGGAACCTGATGGTATCAACCTTTTAAGTCCGAAAGTAGACCCCATCGAAGTGCGGATGCGGATTAGTATGGTGTTCCAAAGACCTAATCCTTTCCCCAAATCTATTTACGAGAACGTCGCCTACGGGCTGCGAGTACGGGGTGAAAAACGCAAAATGGTAATTGACGAGAAAATCGAGACTGCCCTGCGGGGAGCAGCCCTATGGAACGAAGTCAAAGACCGTTTGCAAGAACCTGGTACCGCCCTTTCTGGAGGTCAACAACAACGGTTATGTATTGCCAGGGCTTTAGCTACGGAGCCAGAAATTGTATTATTTGATGAACCAACTTCTGCCCTTGACCCGATTGCTACCGACAGCATCGAACAATTAATCAACCAATTGAAAGAGCAAGTGACAATTCTCATCGTCACCCACAGTATGCAGCAAGCAGCACGGGTTTCTGATTTTACAGCTTTTATGTATTTGGGTGAATTGGTGGAATTCGATAAAACCGAAGCAATTTTTAATAACCCAACCCAAAAGCAAACCGCAGACTACATCAGCGGACGTTTCGGTTAAGAGTTTTGCAGTTTGTTTGAGAACAAATTTCAACCCTGTAGAGACGAGACATGTCACGTCTCTCTTTTCTATTTAATGTAAAGGCAAATAATGAAGAATGTGCAATGTTCAATCTAAAGTACCGATGATTTGTTTTCATTTGCCTGAATAAAAGCCTCAAATTGACCCTTAGGAGTCCATTGAATAGCCCCATCGCGTCCGGTAAAAAACAGTTTTGTTTTCACCTGACTCAATTCTGACAAAGCTTGAGCATCTAAATCTGCATTAGTTGTGATTGAAACTTCTGGTTGCAACAGAGGAACTAATTCCTTTAAAGTTTGAGGCTGACACCATAAAACCTGAGGTTTGGGAAGGGTTCCAGCCTTAACTAACTGCTGGATTTCACCAGCTTTCAAATTACCAATAAACAACCAAGTTTTACCTTGTACTTGCATTTGGAGAATTGGTAGCTGATCATTGACAAGTTGCATTACCACAGAACCTGCATTTATAGTTTGACCAACTGCTAAGGGTTGATAAATACCTTGGCGTTTTTGAACTTCTTTTTGGATAGCGATGCTAGTTAGAGCATTTTCTGGTTTGGAAGAATAATCATACATTGCTTTGATGGGTAAGCGAGGCAATAATTCTAACCAACCATTATCTCCATCACCTTGAAAATCAGACGCAACAGCCAAATCAATTTGATTGACACCTTGTTGTTGCAAAAATGGTAATATTGTAAATCTGCCAATACCTTCATCACCGCTATTAACTACAGTAACTTTATTTTGATCTTGGATGACAATGACAGGTTCTCCGCTAGCTGCCAACATAGTCACCCGGAATAAAGTATTTGCCGAATGTAAAATTGGAATCAAAATTAAAGTAATGGCGATCGCACCAGCCAACAACCACCGTCTACGCCACCAATCTACTAACCATACTAAGACAAATAATGTATAGATAACTACCATTTGAATGGTAGATATAGTTCCCACCGCTAGGGAATTTCCGGGTGATTTGGCGAACAAGTGCACCAATTGCAGTAACCATTGTACGGGGTAGTGGAGAATTCCGGCGATGGCGCTGCCAGCATCGGGTACTATCAAAGCAGCGATCGCACTCAGAAATCCACCAATACTAATAACCGAAATCAGGGGTGTGGTGACAATA includes:
- a CDS encoding MFS transporter, translated to MALPAGAIADVVDRRKMLLFTQSWMLLVTTLLGASTISPGLFHSNHL
- a CDS encoding phosphate ABC transporter ATP-binding protein; protein product: MQKTVSAINVEKFNLYYNSKHLLSDVYLSIYENQITAIIGSPHSGKSAFLKSLNRLIELEANIKIEGTIEFFGQNIYGRRINLSRLRRQVSSIFQTPNIFPVSTYENVAYGIKLTGWYPKSELDHIVEFAIKRAGLWDDVRHRLYKSALDLPILLQQQLCIARALAVKPKVLLMDEPCGSLGAAASVKIEEIIQSLRGQMTIVIATQDTQFASRISDFTAFFSSDEKGTSQMLEFGTTVQIFTKPINSRTSDYVCGRHK
- a CDS encoding PstS family phosphate ABC transporter substrate-binding protein: MSRFNLKVLGAVASIAATVGVSIPMAMSQNQGIRIDGSSTVFPVSQVAAEGFQRGTGGKVRVTVGVSGTGGGFQKFCRGEIDISNASRPILQKEISACKAAGIKYIEVPIAFDGITVVVNPQNNWAKNLSTAELRKIWEPGAQGKINNWSQVRSGFPNQPLKLFGPGTKSGTFDYFTEAINGKSKQSRPDYSASEDDNALVSGVSRDKNALGYFGYDYYAANKNKLKAVAVNGVLPSEATIKSGQYNPLSRPLFIYVNAKSASKPEVKQFVAFYLNNGANIAKAAKTVPLPGNVYSSALSRFNSGKTGSVFGGKEKVGVTVGQLMGTPRD
- the pstC gene encoding phosphate ABC transporter permease subunit PstC, producing the protein MKGKTVAKALKRSHNYQDQLSPKLWRNILEKGIEIVLFLAAFSSVATTAGIIGTLLFESVKFFQNVALMKIAVIQGISVEELAANTTVSVGAFFDAVFSFILGTSWAPGFEPPQIGVLPLVSGTIVTTVVALFVAVPLGTIAAIYLSEFARPRVREVVKPALELLAGVPTVVYGYFALLFVTPILQAILPTLGASSMLSAGLVMGVMIIPYISSLSEDAMRSVPNYLREGSYAMGSTRFQTATKVVLPSAISGISAAYILGISRAIGETMIVAIASGGQPNLTLNPMDPGQTMTAYIVEVSKGDVAYGTLDYESIFAVGLTLFLMTLIFNIIGHWLTKRYREVY
- the pstA gene encoding phosphate ABC transporter permease PstA, with translation MNSPNIQKIRQVIARNKRSDNIFSIIGLLSMGLAILVLLALIFDLFIDGFPRLTGQFFTSFASSDAKQAGILAAWVGTLLVMLVTAFASIPLGVAAGIYLEEYAQKNWFTNLIEINVANLAAVPSIIYGMLGLGVFVYGFKLGQSIIAAGLTLTLLILPIVIVATREALRAVPSSIREAAYACGASKWQTIWDHILKYSFGTILTGIIVALSRAIGETAPLIVVGAVAFIAFLPDSLSSQYTVMPIQMYRWTDVPDTEFQINAAAAGLVLVFMTLAMNAIAIYLRYRLRKHITW
- the pstB gene encoding phosphate ABC transporter ATP-binding protein PstB, giving the protein MVETSLAKSQLPIKAAVNYLNFYYGGTKHALKDVTMPVCDRKVTALIGPSGCGKTTLLRCFNRMHDLYPGNKYRGEIALEPDGINLLSPKVDPIEVRMRISMVFQRPNPFPKSIYENVAYGLRVRGEKRKMVIDEKIETALRGAALWNEVKDRLQEPGTALSGGQQQRLCIARALATEPEIVLFDEPTSALDPIATDSIEQLINQLKEQVTILIVTHSMQQAARVSDFTAFMYLGELVEFDKTEAIFNNPTQKQTADYISGRFG